From Echinicola soli, a single genomic window includes:
- a CDS encoding lipopolysaccharide biosynthesis protein: MISSFFRRSEFVKNVVTLMTGTSIAQAIPIALSPVLTRIYSPDDFGLFALYSGIASILSVIATGRYELAIMLPEKEEDAAEIVKLSSLISCLISLTVLLIILIWGMEISVLLGNTGISNWLYLLPVSIFVAGLYQSLNYWFNRKKDFKRLAKNRVMQSSFTGLGQLPLGLLKVGGIGLLFGTLLGQMVTLVSLAKKTVKEDSNYFHRLEFNQLSKLASRYINFPKFDVPTTILNVGAVQAPNILFTTFFSASYAGFYYLTHKVLQAPVTLISTSVLDVFKEEASKAYRETGQAKLIFIKTFKWLLSISIIPSIFLFLVIDDLFVWVFGKDWQIAGDYAKILLPALCLRFIANPLSFMIYVAEKQIWNLLTMIGLACSVFLSFYLAEDHSGVIVNISITYVCYYIVHLILGACFAGIFKVRKV, translated from the coding sequence ATGATAAGTTCTTTTTTTAGGAGAAGTGAGTTTGTCAAAAATGTAGTTACATTGATGACAGGTACTAGCATAGCACAAGCGATTCCAATTGCGTTAAGCCCAGTTTTAACTAGAATATATTCTCCTGATGATTTTGGATTATTTGCATTATACTCAGGAATAGCTTCGATACTATCTGTAATTGCTACAGGTAGGTATGAATTGGCTATTATGTTGCCAGAAAAAGAAGAAGATGCTGCTGAGATAGTCAAATTATCATCTTTGATATCTTGCTTGATAAGTTTAACGGTGTTGCTTATTATCCTTATATGGGGCATGGAGATTTCCGTTTTATTGGGTAACACGGGAATCAGTAATTGGTTGTACTTATTACCTGTTAGTATTTTTGTAGCTGGTTTATATCAAAGTCTGAATTATTGGTTTAATAGAAAAAAGGACTTTAAAAGGTTAGCCAAAAACAGGGTAATGCAAAGTTCTTTCACTGGATTGGGGCAATTACCATTAGGGTTATTGAAGGTTGGAGGCATAGGGCTTTTATTTGGTACGCTGTTAGGGCAAATGGTTACATTAGTATCTTTGGCTAAGAAAACTGTAAAAGAGGACAGTAATTATTTTCACAGATTGGAATTTAATCAACTTTCAAAGTTAGCTAGCCGTTATATTAACTTTCCTAAATTTGACGTACCTACAACAATTTTGAATGTTGGAGCTGTACAGGCACCCAATATTTTATTTACTACTTTTTTTTCAGCCTCTTATGCTGGTTTTTATTATTTGACACATAAAGTTTTACAAGCACCTGTTACATTAATTTCTACTTCGGTTTTGGATGTCTTTAAAGAAGAGGCCTCTAAAGCTTATAGGGAAACAGGGCAAGCGAAATTAATTTTTATTAAAACATTTAAGTGGTTGCTATCTATTTCTATAATTCCTTCAATATTTCTATTTTTAGTAATCGATGATTTATTTGTATGGGTGTTTGGTAAAGATTGGCAAATTGCGGGTGATTATGCCAAAATATTACTTCCTGCCCTGTGTCTAAGGTTTATTGCAAACCCATTGAGCTTTATGATTTATGTTGCTGAAAAGCAAATATGGAATCTATTGACAATGATCGGTCTTGCTTGTAGTGTTTTTTTGAGCTTTTATTTAGCGGAAGACCATAGTGGGGTGATAGTTAATATATCGATTACATATGTTTGTTACTACATTGTACACCTAATATTGGGGGCGTGTTTTGCAGGAATTTTTAAAGTGAGAAAAGTATAG
- a CDS encoding Gfo/Idh/MocA family protein: MKNFALIGAAGYIAPRHMKAIKDTNNQLLAAYDKFDSVGIIDSHFPNADFFTEFERFDRHVEKLKRGADKINYMSVCSPNYLHDSHIRFGLRVGANVICEKPLVLNPWNIDALKEVEQEHGTKVFNILQLRLHPSIIALKEKIQNGPKDKVYDIDLAYITSRGHWYYTSWKGDVTKSGGIATNIGVHFYDMLTWIFGDVKESVVHIHTHDRAAGYFELEKARVRWFLSINADTLPKAVKERGGRTYRSLTMEGEEIEFSDGFTELHTHSYQHILDGEGFGLDEARNSIQIVHDIRHMEPIGLRGEFHPLAKAKLVNHPFSV; the protein is encoded by the coding sequence ATGAAAAACTTTGCATTAATTGGGGCTGCTGGATATATTGCTCCTAGGCATATGAAAGCCATAAAAGATACTAATAATCAGCTTTTGGCGGCTTATGATAAATTTGACAGTGTTGGAATAATCGACAGCCATTTTCCTAATGCAGATTTTTTTACGGAATTTGAACGCTTTGACAGACATGTGGAAAAATTGAAGCGTGGTGCAGATAAAATAAATTATATGAGTGTTTGTTCCCCAAATTATTTGCACGATTCACATATTAGGTTTGGTTTAAGAGTAGGAGCAAATGTGATATGCGAAAAGCCTCTCGTGCTAAATCCTTGGAATATTGATGCTTTGAAAGAGGTAGAACAGGAACACGGAACCAAGGTTTTTAATATTCTTCAGCTACGTTTGCATCCGTCTATAATTGCTTTGAAAGAAAAAATTCAAAATGGGCCCAAGGATAAAGTTTATGATATTGATTTGGCTTATATTACATCCAGGGGTCATTGGTATTATACCTCTTGGAAAGGGGATGTTACCAAATCGGGCGGAATAGCTACCAATATCGGGGTACACTTTTATGATATGTTGACTTGGATCTTCGGTGATGTAAAAGAGAGTGTGGTTCATATTCATACACACGATAGGGCCGCTGGATATTTTGAACTGGAGAAGGCACGGGTACGGTGGTTCTTGAGCATAAATGCTGATACACTACCAAAAGCTGTAAAAGAAAGAGGGGGGAGAACTTATCGTTCTTTAACTATGGAGGGGGAAGAAATAGAATTTAGTGATGGATTTACAGAATTACATACGCACAGTTACCAGCATATTTTGGATGGAGAAGGGTTTGGTTTGGATGAAGCAAGAAACTCTATTCAGATTGTTCATGATATTAGGCATATGGAGCCCATTGGTTTGAGAGGAGAATTTCATCCATTAGCTAAAGCTAAGCTTGTTAATCATCCGTTCAGCGTATAA
- a CDS encoding acyltransferase, producing MENEFFAHETAVVDEGCIIGKGTKIWHFSHMMSNCKIGEKCNIGQNVVVSPEVTLGKNVKVQNNVSIYTGVTCDDDVFLGPSMVFTNVINPRSAVNRKSEYAKTHVGRGATIGANATIVCGHDIGAYAFIGAGAVVTKNVPAYALVVGNPSKRIGWMSEFGHRLVFDELGRAVCKESGDIYVLENNKVIKLK from the coding sequence ATGGAGAACGAATTTTTTGCTCATGAAACAGCTGTAGTAGATGAAGGTTGCATTATTGGTAAAGGAACCAAAATTTGGCATTTTTCACATATGATGTCCAATTGTAAAATTGGAGAGAAATGTAATATTGGCCAAAATGTAGTGGTCAGTCCGGAAGTTACATTGGGGAAAAATGTCAAGGTTCAAAATAATGTTTCAATTTATACAGGAGTAACCTGTGACGATGATGTGTTCCTAGGACCATCTATGGTTTTTACGAATGTAATTAATCCACGATCAGCAGTCAATCGAAAAAGCGAGTATGCCAAGACCCATGTGGGAAGGGGAGCGACTATAGGTGCGAATGCCACAATTGTTTGCGGACATGATATAGGGGCGTATGCGTTTATAGGAGCTGGTGCTGTAGTTACTAAAAATGTTCCTGCTTATGCCTTAGTTGTTGGAAATCCATCAAAACGGATTGGCTGGATGAGTGAGTTTGGCCATCGTTTGGTATTTGATGAATTGGGTAGAGCTGTATGTAAGGAAAGTGGTGACATATATGTACTGGAAAATAATAAAGTTATAAAATTAAAATAG
- a CDS encoding DegT/DnrJ/EryC1/StrS family aminotransferase, whose translation MAKIQMVDLKTQYEKIKGEVNAGIQEVIDNSAFINGPQVKAFASELADYNKVKYTITCGNGTDALQIAMMTFDFQPGDEVIVPAFTYIATVEVIALLKLKPVFIDVTNDTFQMDIDQLNAKISHKTVAIIPVHLFGQCSNMDTILEVAREYNLKVIEDTAQAIGAEYTFKNKSKRMAGTMGDIGITSFFPSKNLGCFGDGGAIFTNDDLLAQKLRMIANHGQKQKYYHDSIGVNSRLDTLQAAILRVKLKYLDEYSSARNEVARKYDTAFEGHTNIISPSRVQNSTHVFHQYTLKIEGADRDDLKNYLSEKGVPSMVYYPVPVHLQNAYRNYGYVEGDFPVAESLCKKVLSLPIHTEMVDEDQKFIIETIKNYF comes from the coding sequence ATGGCAAAAATACAGATGGTTGATCTTAAGACTCAGTATGAAAAGATCAAAGGTGAAGTTAATGCTGGAATTCAGGAAGTAATAGATAATTCAGCGTTTATCAATGGTCCACAAGTTAAGGCATTTGCAAGTGAATTGGCAGATTATAATAAGGTGAAATATACTATTACTTGTGGAAATGGAACAGATGCTCTTCAGATAGCTATGATGACTTTTGACTTTCAGCCAGGAGATGAAGTAATTGTTCCAGCATTTACTTATATTGCTACGGTTGAGGTTATAGCACTTTTAAAATTAAAACCTGTATTTATAGATGTAACCAATGATACCTTTCAAATGGATATAGACCAGTTGAATGCAAAGATAAGTCATAAAACTGTAGCAATAATTCCGGTTCATTTATTTGGTCAATGCTCAAATATGGACACAATTTTGGAAGTAGCTAGGGAATATAATTTAAAAGTTATTGAAGATACTGCACAAGCAATAGGTGCAGAATATACTTTCAAGAACAAATCAAAAAGGATGGCTGGAACAATGGGAGATATTGGCATTACTTCATTTTTCCCATCAAAAAATTTGGGATGTTTTGGGGATGGAGGAGCTATTTTTACCAATGACGACCTATTGGCCCAGAAACTTCGTATGATTGCTAATCATGGACAAAAACAAAAGTATTACCATGATAGTATTGGCGTGAATTCTCGACTGGATACGCTTCAAGCTGCTATTTTACGGGTGAAACTAAAGTATTTGGATGAGTATTCTTCTGCAAGAAATGAAGTTGCGCGAAAATATGATACAGCCTTCGAAGGGCATACTAATATCATATCGCCAAGTCGTGTTCAAAATTCGACACATGTTTTTCATCAATATACACTGAAAATAGAAGGAGCTGATAGAGATGATTTGAAAAACTATCTGAGCGAAAAAGGAGTACCCTCTATGGTGTATTATCCAGTACCAGTGCATCTACAAAATGCTTACAGGAATTATGGATATGTTGAAGGTGATTTTCCTGTTGCGGAATCACTTTGTAAGAAGGTGCTTTCTTTGCCAATTCATACTGAAATGGTAGATGAGGACCAAAAATTTATTATTGAAACCATCAAAAATTATTTCTAA
- a CDS encoding nucleotide sugar dehydrogenase has protein sequence MASQLIPLNQSKIAVIGLGYVGLPLAVELAKKYPTVGYDISNKRIKELEDGHDITLEVEDYKLKKSLTDSPLKLEEREKGFLPTNAITAISSCNIYIVTVPTPINEHKSPDLAPLIAASTMLSKILKKGDVVIYESTTYPGCTEEDCVPILERESGLKFNQDFYCGYSPERINPGDKVNTLTKIKKVTSGSTPEVADFVNNLYASIIEVGTFKASSIKVAEASKAIENAQRDVNISFVNELALIFDRLGIDTSEVLEAAGTKWNFLKYKPGLVGGHCIGVDPYYLAHKAEQVGYHPAVILSGRRVNDNMGMFVANKVVKLMIQKGKTIKGSKALIMGFTFKENCPDIRNTRVIDIYRELNQFGLEVDVYDPWASKEEVQEEYGLGLKNREDLSKYDALILAVGHKEFCDMDLEGIKTNGHTVLYDTKAFYAKELVDGRL, from the coding sequence ATGGCATCACAACTTATACCCCTGAATCAATCGAAAATTGCAGTAATTGGTTTAGGATATGTAGGCTTACCACTTGCTGTGGAACTAGCAAAAAAATACCCAACTGTAGGTTATGATATCTCCAATAAAAGAATTAAGGAATTGGAAGATGGTCACGATATAACCCTCGAGGTAGAGGACTATAAATTAAAGAAAAGCTTGACTGACTCTCCTTTAAAGTTAGAGGAAAGGGAAAAGGGTTTTTTACCAACTAATGCTATTACTGCCATTTCATCCTGTAATATTTATATCGTAACGGTTCCTACACCGATTAATGAGCATAAGTCACCGGATTTAGCTCCTTTAATTGCGGCAAGTACAATGCTTAGTAAAATATTAAAGAAAGGAGACGTGGTGATTTATGAATCCACTACTTATCCTGGGTGTACGGAAGAAGACTGTGTTCCAATTTTAGAAAGAGAATCAGGTTTAAAATTTAACCAGGATTTCTATTGTGGCTATTCTCCGGAAAGAATTAATCCTGGTGATAAGGTGAATACTCTGACAAAGATCAAAAAGGTAACTTCAGGTTCTACGCCGGAGGTAGCAGATTTTGTGAATAACCTTTATGCTTCCATTATTGAAGTAGGGACCTTTAAGGCTTCTAGTATCAAAGTAGCAGAAGCTTCAAAAGCGATAGAAAATGCACAAAGGGATGTAAATATTTCTTTTGTTAATGAATTAGCGTTGATTTTTGATCGTTTGGGTATTGATACTAGTGAAGTATTGGAAGCTGCCGGAACTAAGTGGAACTTTTTGAAATATAAGCCAGGCTTGGTTGGAGGACACTGCATAGGTGTAGACCCGTATTATTTGGCACATAAGGCAGAGCAAGTTGGGTATCACCCCGCGGTAATTCTTTCAGGTAGAAGAGTAAATGACAATATGGGCATGTTTGTGGCCAATAAAGTGGTTAAACTCATGATTCAAAAAGGAAAAACTATAAAAGGCAGTAAAGCTTTGATTATGGGATTTACTTTTAAGGAGAACTGTCCTGATATACGAAATACGCGCGTTATAGATATCTATAGGGAATTGAATCAATTTGGACTGGAGGTTGATGTCTATGATCCATGGGCCTCAAAAGAAGAAGTACAGGAAGAGTATGGTCTAGGACTTAAGAACAGAGAAGATCTATCAAAATATGATGCTCTTATCTTAGCGGTTGGACATAAAGAATTTTGTGATATGGACTTGGAAGGTATTAAAACAAATGGCCATACGGTGCTTTATGATACCAAAGCTTTTTATGCCAAGGAATTAGTTGATGGAAGATTATAG